The following coding sequences lie in one Candidatus Diapherotrites archaeon genomic window:
- a CDS encoding CoA-binding protein — MINDKQIIEILKESKAIAVVGCSRDPEKDAHKVPKYLKEHGYKIVPVNPFADEILGERVYKTISEIKEPIDIIDIFRPSAECFQIVKEALELKPKVIWMQLEIKNMEAARLAEGSGIKVIMDKCIMIEHKRLIK, encoded by the coding sequence ATGATTAATGACAAACAAATCATAGAAATTTTGAAGGAATCCAAGGCAATAGCTGTTGTTGGTTGTTCTAGGGATCCAGAAAAGGATGCACACAAGGTTCCAAAATATCTGAAAGAACACGGTTATAAAATTGTTCCCGTAAATCCATTTGCGGATGAAATTTTGGGCGAAAGAGTTTACAAAACCATATCTGAAATTAAAGAACCTATTGACATCATAGATATTTTCAGGCCAAGTGCAGAATGTTTTCAAATTGTAAAAGAAGCTCTTGAACTAAAACCTAAAGTGATATGGATGCAGCTTGAAATCAAAAACATGGAAGCCGCAAGATTAGCAGAAGGTAGTGGAATTAAAGTTATTATGGATAAATGTATAATGATTGAACATAAACGTTTAATCAAATAA
- a CDS encoding DNA double-strand break repair nuclease NurA yields the protein MNVNSLISEAVAAIKEAEGRKRLTAKKLAELKNASLKKFDSNELLEEEFCFKTKKKELNERVAGVDSGFAGKRMHSIDIILVKTVGAIFDFEKNKLKKAQYHPAPSQFPIPFISSNVLENDEFQCNKSLLRLKEEIECAKKIISDFKPKFCFLDGSIIPQHADKPRADSKLCSSYKQLTELYEQLYQTAEKNSCSLIATVEDSRGSRFRSIMQKEILEKEKIVEGSALENYFDSSLLGYILEKNERSFCFNYSTSAKEHPILNDFTKKWAERVKVFYLKPTEYDRPLRIEFLHNGRNITEYCNEIASVSLTLSSLHKEYAFPSVLIEADLRARLKSNEIEILFNKIADKLGRENAYLALRREIRPF from the coding sequence ATGAACGTGAATTCATTGATTTCAGAGGCTGTTGCTGCAATAAAAGAGGCTGAAGGCAGAAAAAGGCTTACAGCAAAGAAATTAGCTGAATTGAAGAATGCTTCACTCAAAAAATTTGATTCAAATGAGCTATTGGAAGAAGAATTCTGCTTTAAAACAAAGAAAAAGGAATTGAACGAAAGGGTTGCCGGCGTTGATTCAGGATTTGCAGGAAAAAGAATGCATTCAATTGACATAATTTTAGTGAAAACAGTAGGAGCAATATTTGACTTCGAGAAAAACAAGCTCAAGAAAGCCCAGTATCATCCTGCACCCTCACAATTTCCTATTCCATTCATCTCCTCAAATGTATTGGAGAACGACGAATTCCAGTGCAATAAATCCTTGCTCAGGCTGAAAGAAGAGATTGAGTGCGCAAAAAAAATAATTTCAGACTTTAAGCCCAAATTTTGTTTTCTGGACGGAAGCATTATACCCCAGCACGCAGACAAGCCAAGGGCTGACTCAAAATTATGCTCTTCCTACAAACAGTTAACTGAATTGTACGAGCAATTATACCAGACAGCAGAAAAAAATTCCTGCTCGCTAATTGCAACAGTGGAAGACTCAAGGGGCTCAAGGTTCAGGAGCATAATGCAGAAGGAAATACTCGAAAAAGAAAAAATAGTTGAAGGCAGTGCACTTGAAAACTACTTTGACTCAAGCCTTTTAGGATACATCCTGGAAAAAAATGAGAGGAGCTTCTGCTTCAATTACTCCACTTCAGCAAAAGAGCACCCTATACTGAACGACTTCACAAAGAAATGGGCTGAGAGAGTGAAGGTATTCTACCTCAAGCCAACAGAATACGACAGGCCTTTAAGAATTGAATTCCTGCATAACGGAAGGAACATCACGGAATACTGCAACGAAATTGCCTCTGTTTCCTTGACGCTTTCTTCACTGCACAAGGAATACGCTTTCCCCTCAGTTCTAATAGAAGCAGACCTCAGGGCAAGGCTTAAAAGCAATGAAATAGAAATACTTTTTAACAAAATCGCAGACAAATTAGGTAGAGAGAACGCCTATCTGGCACTCAGAAGAGAAATCAGGCCGTTCTGA
- a CDS encoding class I SAM-dependent methyltransferase: MVLDYPENYNSKALIKMWGDFIDWKKRREGERGFLFNKLKEFKCKKVFDSSLGEGADSIYLIKNGFEVVSNDIDKLFIEKAQKNAVLEGVTLNITELDWRELEEHFKQESFDAVLCLGNSLTYLFKKADQLKTLKNFFFILRKKGVLIIDERNYQYVLDKRKEILKEGKFNYSKKYVYCGNEVHGEPIEISENKVRMQYTDERTGKKAYLIVYPFKRNELLNLLKEAGFNKIEKFSDYKKGDNPNADFRQYVCIK, translated from the coding sequence ATGGTTCTTGATTATCCAGAGAATTATAATTCAAAGGCCTTAATTAAAATGTGGGGCGACTTCATTGACTGGAAGAAACGAAGAGAAGGCGAGAGAGGATTCCTTTTCAATAAATTAAAAGAATTTAAATGCAAAAAAGTCTTTGATTCTTCTCTGGGCGAGGGAGCAGATTCTATTTATTTGATAAAAAATGGCTTTGAAGTTGTATCTAATGACATAGATAAGTTGTTTATAGAAAAAGCACAAAAAAATGCAGTACTGGAAGGCGTAACATTAAACATTACTGAGTTAGACTGGCGCGAACTTGAAGAGCACTTTAAGCAAGAGAGCTTTGATGCTGTCTTATGTCTTGGGAATTCATTAACTTATTTATTCAAAAAGGCGGATCAACTCAAAACACTCAAAAATTTCTTTTTTATTTTGAGAAAAAAAGGGGTCCTGATTATCGACGAGAGAAACTACCAATATGTGCTGGACAAAAGAAAAGAGATACTGAAAGAAGGAAAATTTAATTATTCCAAAAAATACGTTTACTGCGGCAACGAAGTCCACGGAGAGCCAATCGAAATTTCCGAGAATAAGGTTAGAATGCAATATACGGACGAAAGAACAGGAAAAAAAGCTTATCTTATTGTATACCCCTTCAAAAGAAATGAGCTTTTGAATTTGCTCAAGGAAGCAGGATTCAATAAAATTGAAAAATTTTCTGATTACAAAAAAGGAGACAACCCGAACGCAGATTTCCGCCAGTACGTTTGCATCAAATGA
- a CDS encoding DUF302 domain-containing protein has product MKIEDFAFIVETKKGFDEAVISIRKSVETKGWTIFQVYDYKEILAVKGFEQKPLKIIEICSGKYANQFLNKNKLTSLCMPCKINVLEEDGKVKIIGMNPIIISQFFPEISRKETEEVEKDIKEIIDNAK; this is encoded by the coding sequence ATGAAAATAGAAGATTTTGCATTCATTGTTGAAACCAAAAAAGGCTTTGATGAAGCAGTTATTTCAATAAGAAAATCCGTGGAAACTAAAGGATGGACAATATTCCAAGTATATGATTACAAAGAAATATTAGCAGTAAAGGGTTTTGAGCAGAAACCATTAAAGATCATTGAGATTTGCTCTGGAAAATATGCCAATCAATTCTTAAACAAGAACAAGCTAACTTCTCTTTGCATGCCTTGTAAAATTAATGTTTTGGAAGAAGACGGAAAAGTAAAAATAATTGGAATGAATCCAATAATAATCTCTCAATTCTTTCCGGAAATAAGCAGGAAAGAAACTGAAGAGGTAGAAAAAGACATTAAAGAAATTATTGATAATGCTAAGTGA
- a CDS encoding thioredoxin family protein: MEVKVLDFTGKWCSTCIILDEILESEIIPKYKNRVKFIKIDVEENEKLTKQYEILSVPTLILLKDSKKIWRKSGSIFKDEIIKELEKTIK, encoded by the coding sequence ATGGAAGTAAAGGTTTTGGATTTTACAGGGAAATGGTGTTCAACCTGCATTATTTTAGATGAAATACTAGAATCCGAAATAATTCCAAAATATAAAAATAGAGTGAAATTTATTAAAATTGACGTTGAGGAAAATGAAAAATTAACAAAGCAATACGAAATTCTTTCTGTGCCAACTTTAATTCTTCTGAAAGACAGCAAAAAAATTTGGAGAAAAAGTGGTTCAATATTTAAGGATGAAATAATAAAAGAGTTAGAGAAGACGATAAAATGA
- a CDS encoding DUF1405 domain-containing protein, translating to MNRNFFWVIVIGNLIGFIYGVFFYYWQQLMNTNLFLWVFVPDCPLAALLFAVTLIGIKFKKNFQWFYFFSFAFALKYAFWTVFVLLKYNWFYFTPEASFLYSVLFVSHILLFAEQFILLNKIEAKKIFLIITLILFLVFDFSDYVLSTNPPMPYLALSFMFPATIAMTLFFSFFSFWILRKRPKPLIQVF from the coding sequence GTGAACAGGAATTTTTTCTGGGTTATAGTAATAGGCAATTTGATTGGATTTATTTATGGGGTTTTTTTCTATTATTGGCAGCAGTTAATGAACACAAATCTTTTTCTCTGGGTTTTTGTCCCTGATTGTCCTCTTGCAGCACTCTTATTTGCAGTAACATTAATTGGAATTAAGTTCAAAAAGAATTTTCAGTGGTTTTATTTCTTTTCGTTTGCTTTTGCATTAAAGTATGCTTTCTGGACTGTATTCGTTTTATTGAAGTATAATTGGTTTTATTTTACTCCTGAAGCCTCTTTTCTTTACTCAGTGCTTTTTGTTTCTCATATCCTTCTTTTCGCAGAGCAATTCATTCTCTTAAATAAAATTGAAGCAAAAAAAATTTTTTTGATTATTACCTTAATTCTGTTTTTGGTATTTGATTTCTCTGATTATGTGTTAAGCACCAATCCTCCAATGCCTTATTTGGCTCTTTCCTTTATGTTCCCAGCAACAATTGCAATGACTTTGTTTTTTTCCTTTTTCTCTTTTTGGATTCTAAGGAAGAGGCCTAAGCCTTTAATTCAAGTGTTCTGA
- a CDS encoding PIN domain-containing protein, which translates to MYAETDFFLALIKKEDRLKRKAEEIYEKYRKQIWTSVLSLQELMLYFHREKLEAVSLIEKLINLVEIKPLNLTKEDCLTASYLAKKYNLTPFDSLHAVISQGDTIISSDAVYDKIGLKRIKLEE; encoded by the coding sequence ATGTACGCAGAAACAGACTTTTTTCTTGCACTAATAAAAAAAGAAGACAGGCTTAAAAGAAAGGCTGAAGAAATCTATGAGAAATACAGAAAACAGATTTGGACTTCCGTTTTATCATTGCAAGAACTAATGCTTTACTTTCACAGAGAAAAACTTGAAGCCGTTTCATTGATTGAAAAATTAATCAATCTTGTAGAAATAAAGCCCCTTAATTTAACTAAAGAAGACTGCCTTACTGCATCATATTTAGCCAAAAAATATAATTTAACGCCGTTCGATTCACTTCATGCAGTAATTAGCCAAGGAGATACCATAATAAGCTCTGATGCAGTTTATGATAAAATAGGGCTGAAAAGAATAAAATTAGAAGAATAA
- a CDS encoding ATP-binding protein gives MTEKEIGTVISTLDSPSPSLVRFVVNEGIVHRGQFVEMQYSEGTLIALVSNVVKTNRYFERADSVKEFESDGKALIEQFPTTEWEFLVAETKPLGVFTEKLTKRSTYPPSPGTKVKIATKENLKKFFSFDEKNGLHLGEIEYHENPVQLNMTKLLQKHCAVLAQSGFGKSYLIGILLEELLERKKDEGRIATIVLDVHGEYTSFAEPITDKKHKDYSNKTRLVRAREIKIGVPKISAGMLASILPGLSAPQKRDLGKVITKLQKEMREGLGPYNLNAIKSELLQDESIKENTQKALIGWIMELEELHIFSEVDAPSIEDVVGSGLLTVIDLSDIINLKKKQIIVNYLAHKLFDLRRKKIIPPFLLVLEEAHQFIPEKAGRESAIARYILETIAREGRKFGASLCLISQRPIQLSTTVLSQCNTHIILRITNPYDLKHIGESSEGLDQRALEMITVLRVGEALMLGEATGFPLFFKVRERKSLESKHEKPLEKAAVEFEEGNQKKEDEAKEFL, from the coding sequence ATGACAGAAAAAGAAATAGGCACTGTTATATCAACCCTTGACTCGCCGAGCCCTTCACTTGTAAGATTCGTGGTGAACGAAGGAATAGTGCACAGGGGCCAGTTCGTTGAAATGCAGTACAGCGAAGGCACACTCATTGCTCTTGTGTCAAATGTAGTAAAAACAAACAGGTATTTCGAAAGGGCTGACTCAGTGAAAGAATTCGAGTCAGACGGAAAAGCATTAATAGAACAGTTCCCCACAACAGAATGGGAATTCCTTGTAGCAGAAACAAAGCCTTTAGGCGTATTCACAGAAAAGCTGACAAAAAGAAGCACTTATCCCCCGAGCCCGGGCACAAAAGTAAAAATTGCAACAAAAGAAAACCTGAAGAAGTTTTTTTCCTTTGACGAAAAAAACGGCCTTCACTTGGGAGAAATAGAATACCATGAAAACCCAGTGCAATTGAATATGACAAAACTCCTGCAAAAGCATTGCGCTGTTCTTGCTCAATCCGGTTTCGGAAAGTCGTACCTTATTGGAATTTTACTGGAAGAACTCCTTGAAAGAAAAAAAGACGAGGGAAGAATTGCAACAATTGTATTGGACGTGCACGGAGAATACACTTCCTTCGCTGAACCCATAACAGACAAAAAACACAAGGACTACAGCAATAAAACCAGATTGGTGAGAGCAAGAGAAATAAAAATTGGCGTTCCAAAAATTTCAGCTGGAATGCTTGCATCAATTCTCCCTGGATTAAGTGCCCCACAGAAAAGGGATTTAGGCAAGGTAATAACAAAACTGCAAAAGGAAATGAGGGAAGGACTGGGCCCATACAACCTGAACGCAATAAAATCCGAACTCCTCCAAGACGAAAGCATAAAAGAGAACACCCAGAAAGCACTTATAGGATGGATAATGGAATTAGAAGAACTCCATATCTTCTCAGAGGTTGATGCCCCAAGCATTGAAGATGTTGTAGGCTCAGGCCTGCTTACAGTAATAGACTTGAGCGACATAATAAACTTAAAGAAAAAACAAATTATAGTGAATTATCTTGCTCACAAGCTCTTTGACCTTAGAAGAAAAAAAATTATTCCCCCATTCCTTTTGGTTTTGGAGGAGGCCCACCAATTCATCCCAGAAAAGGCCGGAAGAGAGTCAGCCATAGCACGATACATCCTTGAGACAATTGCAAGGGAAGGAAGAAAATTTGGGGCCTCACTCTGCCTTATATCACAGAGGCCAATTCAATTGAGCACCACAGTGCTTTCACAATGCAACACTCATATCATATTGCGCATTACAAACCCTTACGACCTAAAACATATTGGCGAAAGCTCTGAGGGCTTAGACCAGAGGGCACTAGAAATGATTACAGTTCTAAGAGTGGGAGAAGCATTAATGCTAGGAGAAGCAACAGGCTTCCCCTTATTCTTTAAAGTGCGAGAAAGAAAATCTCTTGAGAGCAAGCACGAGAAGCCCTTAGAGAAAGCAGCAGTAGAATTCGAAGAAGGCAACCAAAAAAAAGAAGACGAAGCAAAAGAATTTCTGTAA
- a CDS encoding glutaredoxin domain-containing protein: MNDELETIRKKKIAEMLSKMSKPKIKIYTTSSCPYCHTAKEFLKQIGVKFEEVNVEFNQKAANEMIEKSGQMGVPVIDINRTIVVGFNKEVILKALK; this comes from the coding sequence ATGAATGATGAACTAGAGACTATAAGAAAAAAGAAAATTGCTGAAATGCTTAGTAAAATGAGTAAACCAAAAATTAAAATTTATACAACATCTTCCTGTCCGTATTGCCACACGGCTAAAGAATTTCTAAAACAAATAGGTGTAAAATTTGAAGAGGTAAATGTAGAATTCAATCAAAAGGCTGCTAATGAAATGATAGAAAAATCAGGCCAGATGGGGGTTCCTGTTATCGACATAAATAGAACGATTGTTGTTGGTTTCAATAAGGAAGTAATTCTGAAGGCATTGAAATGA
- a CDS encoding HAD family hydrolase, with product MNNNKIEGKTLVFDLWGTVALGEEATHLFERIQQRLGLNELTHQEFTDGLEKSIMTKKFETEKEMMKAVCDYFSIIPADITVNDLILLIRRNDNLSKPYDDAVKTIQELDFKSKIGLISNTTCFGPKKLLQKFSLDKYFKGKVFSFEVGLLKPNPKIFKLALSKLDSKPKDTIMIGDSLKKDIIPAKNLGMKTILVDRNKKYPQVKEADATINSLNELNALLETEK from the coding sequence ATGAACAACAACAAAATAGAAGGAAAAACACTGGTTTTTGATTTATGGGGAACAGTTGCTTTGGGTGAAGAGGCAACGCATTTGTTTGAGAGAATACAGCAAAGGCTTGGATTAAACGAATTGACCCATCAGGAATTCACTGACGGCCTCGAAAAATCAATTATGACTAAAAAATTTGAGACAGAAAAAGAAATGATGAAGGCAGTATGCGACTACTTCTCAATTATTCCAGCAGACATTACAGTCAACGACCTAATCCTTCTAATCAGAAGAAACGACAACCTAAGCAAACCTTACGACGACGCAGTAAAAACAATTCAGGAACTGGATTTCAAGTCAAAAATAGGGCTTATCTCAAACACAACCTGCTTTGGGCCAAAAAAATTACTGCAAAAATTCAGCTTGGACAAATACTTCAAGGGAAAGGTTTTCTCTTTTGAGGTTGGCCTTCTTAAACCGAACCCGAAAATATTCAAGCTCGCATTAAGCAAGCTTGACTCAAAGCCAAAAGACACAATAATGATTGGAGACTCACTAAAAAAAGACATTATCCCAGCAAAAAACTTAGGCATGAAAACTATATTGGTGGACAGAAACAAGAAATACCCCCAAGTAAAAGAAGCAGACGCAACAATCAATTCCCTGAATGAATTGAATGCACTGCTGGAGACAGAAAAATGA
- a CDS encoding class I SAM-dependent methyltransferase, translated as MNDTKLCGVISRKLNGVGNLLDIGCENGLVSCLANKLNKKIIGLDISAKGFIKAHNHCKKFEACNLIDCIKGNAHNMKIFKNSEFDAITLVYALHHMNKPEIVPKEAKRILKPNKRIIMVEHIIRKRRSKCYKFVKEEISKMLENVGFRNTIIQRSEEDIILVTSKK; from the coding sequence ATGAATGACACAAAATTGTGCGGGGTTATCTCAAGAAAATTAAATGGTGTAGGCAATCTCTTAGATATTGGTTGCGAGAATGGCTTGGTTAGCTGTTTGGCTAATAAATTAAACAAAAAAATTATAGGTCTTGACATTTCAGCAAAAGGATTCATCAAAGCACATAACCATTGCAAAAAATTTGAGGCATGTAATTTAATTGATTGTATTAAGGGAAATGCTCATAACATGAAAATCTTCAAGAATAGTGAATTTGATGCTATAACTTTAGTTTATGCATTGCATCATATGAACAAACCTGAAATTGTACCAAAAGAAGCAAAACGTATTTTGAAACCTAATAAAAGAATTATAATGGTCGAACATATTATTAGAAAGAGAAGGAGTAAATGTTATAAGTTTGTAAAAGAAGAAATTAGTAAGATGTTGGAGAATGTTGGATTTAGAAATACAATTATTCAAAGATCAGAGGAGGATATTATTTTAGTCACAAGCAAAAAATGA